A region from the bacterium genome encodes:
- a CDS encoding phosphatidate cytidylyltransferase: MNVKDFTTRFLVALFGIPVIFIAALIGKEVFLIFVDIVMLAALVEFYLMVKNIGVFPQTAGGVIFLLLSSLDIYFYHGRSLLLLLIFFIILTLLSELLSNNINKAENAAWTITGAVYVGLLMFFLQLRDIPEHFNIPYITGGKIIIVIFSIIWTCDTAAYIFGSSFGKHKLASKISPKKTVEGAVAGLITGTGMTILLGYLLLPELILINYIIIGIIIGIFGQLSDLVESMFKRAAGVKDSSNLLPGHGGMLDRFDNPILSVPVIYAYLMLFVF; the protein is encoded by the coding sequence ATGAATGTTAAAGATTTTACAACCAGGTTTTTGGTTGCGCTTTTTGGGATACCGGTAATATTTATTGCAGCACTCATCGGAAAAGAGGTTTTTTTAATTTTTGTTGATATTGTTATGCTTGCTGCACTTGTTGAGTTTTATTTAATGGTTAAAAACATAGGTGTTTTCCCGCAAACAGCAGGGGGAGTTATATTCCTCCTGCTGTCAAGCCTTGATATATATTTTTATCATGGCAGAAGCCTGTTATTACTTTTAATTTTTTTTATTATTCTTACACTTCTATCCGAGCTTCTTAGTAATAATATTAACAAAGCTGAAAATGCAGCGTGGACAATAACAGGTGCAGTTTATGTCGGCCTTCTTATGTTCTTTTTGCAGTTGAGAGATATCCCCGAACATTTTAATATTCCATACATTACAGGAGGAAAAATAATAATAGTTATTTTCTCCATAATATGGACATGTGATACTGCAGCTTATATATTCGGCTCATCATTTGGGAAACATAAACTTGCTTCAAAGATAAGCCCTAAAAAAACCGTTGAGGGAGCTGTCGCAGGACTTATAACCGGTACAGGAATGACAATACTTCTGGGATATTTATTACTTCCTGAATTGATATTAATAAATTATATTATTATCGGAATTATAATCGGGATATTCGGACAGTTAAGTGATCTGGTTGAATCAATGTTTAAGCGCGCAGCAGGTGTTAAAGATTCGTCTAATTTGCTTCCAGGTCATGGCGGTATGCTTGATAGATTTGATAACCCTATTCTATCTGTTCCTGTTATTTATGCTTATTTAATGTTGTTTGTTTTTTAA
- a CDS encoding 4Fe-4S binding protein, with protein sequence MRTARRISQMFFLLLFFGLFLWATYPLKRFIPVDIFFRFDPLVSITASLAARSFILKLLPGLLLLTVSIFLGRFFCGWICPLGFIIDIFNKLFPKKNTEKTGSDFKWIKYFIFLALFTGALFSIQVTGLFDPFSILTRSTTLFLYPLFVITTEGIFNALVSVQFLEDHVYQLWDVLTGSVLPASQQIFKGSGLIALIFIIIVSSAVFQRRFWCRNICPLGALYGLFSKFRIYKRNVSDKCTACGMCRTECRMDAISEDYLSTNNSECISCMDCVEVCPVDAVKFSFSKIEVNKSKDVDLNRRRILAAGLTGIVGSVIVKNAVSKPSVKGSVVRPPGSVEESKFLDLCIRCGECVRVCSTSGAGLQHALTESGFQGIWTPVLFPETGYCEYNCNLCGEVCPTGAIKFLPIKERQQIKMGTAHFDKTRCIPWYYGEDCMVCEEHCPLPDKAIKFRKTDVVTIDGKKAEVNLPYVIEDLCIGCGICVNRCPLEGKKGIFLTNADEQRL encoded by the coding sequence ATGAGAACTGCCCGTCGTATTTCTCAGATGTTTTTTTTACTCCTTTTTTTTGGGCTTTTTTTGTGGGCTACTTATCCTTTAAAGCGATTCATTCCTGTAGATATATTCTTTCGGTTTGATCCTCTTGTTTCTATAACTGCATCTCTTGCTGCAAGAAGTTTTATCTTGAAGTTACTGCCGGGGCTGCTGCTGCTGACAGTTTCTATCTTTCTCGGAAGATTTTTCTGCGGCTGGATTTGCCCTTTGGGATTCATTATAGATATTTTTAACAAGCTTTTCCCAAAAAAGAACACTGAAAAGACCGGTTCTGATTTCAAGTGGATAAAGTATTTTATTTTTCTTGCCTTATTTACAGGTGCTCTGTTTTCAATACAGGTAACAGGCCTCTTTGATCCGTTCTCAATACTTACGCGATCTACGACTCTGTTTTTGTATCCTTTATTCGTAATTACAACGGAGGGCATATTTAATGCTCTTGTAAGTGTTCAATTTCTTGAAGACCATGTTTATCAGTTATGGGATGTATTAACAGGCTCGGTGCTTCCGGCATCTCAGCAGATCTTTAAAGGGTCCGGATTAATAGCTCTTATTTTTATAATTATTGTATCTTCCGCTGTTTTCCAGCGTCGTTTCTGGTGCAGAAATATTTGCCCTCTCGGAGCTTTGTACGGGTTGTTCTCAAAATTCAGAATATACAAAAGGAATGTATCGGATAAATGCACAGCCTGCGGTATGTGCCGAACAGAATGCAGGATGGATGCAATATCTGAGGATTATCTGTCAACAAATAATTCAGAATGCATATCATGCATGGATTGTGTAGAAGTGTGCCCGGTTGATGCTGTCAAATTTTCCTTTTCCAAAATAGAAGTAAATAAATCAAAAGATGTTGATTTGAACAGAAGAAGAATTCTTGCAGCAGGCCTTACAGGAATTGTTGGTTCTGTAATTGTAAAAAATGCCGTATCAAAACCATCGGTCAAAGGCAGTGTTGTAAGGCCGCCGGGGTCAGTGGAAGAATCAAAATTTCTGGACCTCTGCATTAGATGCGGTGAGTGTGTAAGAGTTTGTTCCACATCAGGGGCAGGTCTGCAGCATGCGCTGACTGAAAGCGGTTTTCAGGGAATCTGGACGCCTGTACTTTTTCCTGAAACAGGTTACTGCGAATATAACTGCAACCTTTGCGGAGAAGTATGCCCTACAGGAGCAATCAAATTTTTACCGATCAAAGAGAGGCAGCAGATTAAAATGGGCACTGCTCATTTTGACAAGACAAGATGTATCCCGTGGTATTATGGTGAGGACTGCATGGTATGTGAAGAACACTGTCCTCTTCCTGATAAAGCAATTAAGTTCCGTAAAACAGATGTAGTGACAATTGACGGTAAAAAAGCAGAGGTAAATTTACCCTATGTAATAGAGGATTTATGCATAGGATGCGGAATATGCGTAAACAGATGCCCTCTTGAGGGTAAAAAAGGTATTTTTCTTACTAATGCTGATGAACAGCGTTTATAA
- a CDS encoding PorT family protein: MRKRVMVVVLGVVLVSLSFSTQAFAQLGIRKGIKLGYTSATLAGDGITVSVDPLKNLTGGVCLEFNMLIFSLEGDVLYEKRGADFGADGKKEITYISIPLLVKKKFLPMLVHPYIMGGSEFNYLISAKKKGVDIKENLNSQDMCLTFGAGIEFSFLGKSAFGEFRYSYGLNNLAKDSSLPSERNRASHIMVGILF; encoded by the coding sequence ATGCGTAAAAGAGTAATGGTAGTAGTCCTTGGTGTTGTTTTAGTATCATTATCTTTTTCAACACAGGCTTTTGCACAACTCGGCATAAGAAAGGGAATCAAACTGGGTTACACTTCCGCAACGCTTGCAGGTGACGGAATAACTGTAAGTGTTGATCCGTTAAAAAATTTGACAGGAGGAGTGTGCCTTGAGTTTAATATGCTGATATTTTCTCTTGAAGGAGATGTCTTGTATGAGAAACGGGGTGCGGATTTCGGTGCAGACGGAAAAAAGGAGATAACATACATATCTATACCTCTGCTTGTTAAGAAAAAGTTTCTGCCGATGCTTGTACATCCATATATTATGGGAGGCTCTGAATTTAATTATCTGATTTCAGCAAAGAAAAAAGGTGTTGATATTAAAGAAAATTTGAATTCTCAGGATATGTGCCTTACCTTCGGAGCAGGTATTGAGTTTTCATTCCTTGGTAAAAGTGCATTCGGTGAATTCCGTTACAGCTACGGATTGAATAACCTTGCAAAAGATTCCTCTCTTCCTTCTGAGCGGAATCGTGCAAGTCATATAATGGTAGGGATTCTATTCTAA